One window of the Sparus aurata chromosome 7, fSpaAur1.1, whole genome shotgun sequence genome contains the following:
- the krt5 gene encoding keratin, type II cytoskeletal 5: MSSSRVSMTRTVKTSGGGSGGFGGGGSYGFSGGSMRAGGGGGGGRSFSSQSAIVGSRMSMASPSVGSMFMARGGGGGGGGGSSSYSYSSSGGGLGFGGGGGGGGGYGGGYGMGMGGGFGGGGGGMIVPTISNVQVNQSLLAPVNVDIDPMINTVRTQEKEQIKTLNNRFASFIDKVRFLEQQNKMLETKWSLLQDQTTTRSNIDAMFEAYIANLRRQLDGLGNEKMKLEGELRNMQGLVEDFKNKYEDEINKRATVENEFVLLKKDVDGAYMNKVELEAKVDALQDEINFLRAVYEAELRELQGQIKDTSVIVEMDNSRNLDMDSIVAEVKAQYEQIAANSRAEAETWYQQKYQEMQSSAGVAGDDLRNTKNEIAELNRMISRLQNEIEAVKGQRANLEAQIAEAEERGELAVKDAKARIRDLEDALQRAKQDMARQVREYQELMNVKLALDIEIATYKKLLEGEESRISSGGGSATIHIQSTSSGGGGGGGGGSYGGGFGVGYGGGGGGGGGGGGMLMSSSYGGGVSSGFGGGYGGMGGGGGMSSGSMRMTSSSSSSRRY, encoded by the exons ATGTCTTCCAGCAGGGTCAGCATGACCAGAACGGTCAAGACAAGCGGAGGTGGCAGTGGCGGTTTTGGTGGCGGTGGCAGTTATGGTTTCAGCGGCGGTAGTatgagagcaggaggaggaggaggaggaggaagatcaTTTTCTTCCCAGTCCGCAATTGTGGGCTCCAGGATGTCAATGGCATCACCCTCTGTTGGCTCAATGTTTATGGcaagaggtggtggtggtggcggcggcggcggtagCTCTAGTTATAGCTATTCAAGCAGTGGAGGTGGTCTTGGTTtcggtggtggcggcggcggcggtggcggttATGGCGGTGGTTATGGAATGGGTATGGGTGGTGGTTTcggtggcggcggcggaggCATGATCGTGCCTACGATCTCAAACGTCCAAGTCAACCAGAGCCTGCTGGCCCCCGTGAATGTTGACATCGACCCCATGATCAACACTGTCCGTACCCAGGAGAAGGAGCAGATCAAGACCCTGAACAACCGCTTCGCCAGCTTCATTGACAAG GTGCGCTTCCTGGAGCAGCAGAACAAAATGCTGGAGACCAAGTGGAGCCTGCTGCAGGATCAGACCACCACCCGCTCCAACATCGACGCCATGTTCGAGGCCTACATCGCCAACCTGCGCAGGCAGTTGGACGGGCTCGGCAATGAGAAGATGAAGCTGGAGGGAGAGCTGAGGAACATGCAGGGACTCGTTGAGGACTTCAAGAACAA ATATGAAGATGAAATCAACAAGCGTGCTACCGTGGAGAATGAGTTTGTGCTCCTCAAGAAG GATGTGGATGGCGCCTACATGAACAAGGTTGAGCTGGAGGCCAAAGTTGACGCCCTTCAGGATGAGATCAACTTCCTCAGAGCTGTCTATGAGGCG GAACTGCGTGAGCTCCAGGGACAGATCAAGGACACCTCCGTCATTGTGGAGATGGACAACAGCCGCAACCTGGACATGGACTCCATTGTGGCCGAAGTCAAGGCTCAGTATGAGCAAATCGCCGCAAACAGCCGCGCTGAGGCTGAGACCTGGTATCAGCAGAAG TACCAGGAGATGCAGTCGTCCGCAGGCGTGGCCGGAGATGACCTTCGCAACACCAAGAATGAGATTGCTGAGCTCAACCGCATGATTAGCCGTCTCCAGAATGAGATTGAGGCAGTCAAGGGACAG CGTGCCAACCTTGAGGCCCAGATCGCTGAGGCTGAGGAGCGCGGTGAGCTGGCTGTGAAGGACGCCAAAGCGCGCATCAGAGACCTTGAAGACGCCCTGCAGAGAGCCAAACAGGACATGGCCCGCCAGGTCCGCGAGTACCAGGAGCTCATGAACGTCAAATTGGCCCTGGACATTGAGATCGCCACCTACAAGAAGCTTCTGGAAGGAGAGGAATCCAG AATTTCAAGCGGCGGTGGATCTGCAACCATCCACATACAGAGCACAAGCagcggtggtggcggcggcggcggcggcggcagctaCGGCGGCGGCTTTG GAGTCGGCtatggcggcggcggcggtggcggcggcggcggcggtggaaTGCTCATGAGCAGCAGCTATGGCGGCGGTGTGAGCAGCGGCTTCGGTGGCGGCTATGGCGGCatgggcggcggcggcggcatgAGCAGCGGCAGCATGAGAATgaccagctcctcctccagctctcgcCGTTACTAA